A single window of Malus sylvestris chromosome 5, drMalSylv7.2, whole genome shotgun sequence DNA harbors:
- the LOC126624307 gene encoding LRR receptor-like serine/threonine-protein kinase RGI5, with protein sequence MVQNTTHLLFSFRLLIFITMTKISLITSLSSDGQALLSLLPEKQYSVLSSWDSSSETPCSWQGITCSPQNRVISLSLPNIFLNLSSLPPHLSSLSYLQLLNLSSTNISGTIPPSFGQLTHLRLLDLSSNSLTGPIPPELGNLSALQFLLLNSNKLSEKIPQQLANFISLQVLCLQDNLINGPIPSQLGSLVSLQQFRVGGNPYITGEIPSHLGLLTNLTTFGAAATALSGVIPSTFGNLINLQTLALYDTEIFGSIPPELGLCSELRDLYLHMNKLTGSIPPQLGKLQKLTSLLVWGNALSGPIPAEISNCSSLVILDASANDLSGPIPTDLGKLVVLEQLHLSDNLLTGSIPSQLSNCTSLTALQLDKNQLSGTIPWQVGNLKLLQSFFLWGNIVSGTIPGSFGNCTELYALDLSRNKLTGSIPEEIFGLKKLSKLLLLGNSLSGGLPRSVAHCQSLVRLRLGENQLSGQIPMEIGQLQNLVFLDLYMNHFSGGLPFEIANITVLEMLDVHNNNISDEIPPQLGELVNLEQLELSRNSFTGEIPWSFGNLSYLDKLIANNNLLTGTIPKSIQNLQKLTLLDLSFNSLSGPIPPEIGRVTSLTISLDLSSNSFTGEIPETMADLMQLQSLDLSHNMLYGKIKVLGSLTSLTSLNISCNNFSGAIPVTPFFRTLSSNSYAQNPHLCESVDGTTCSSSLMLKNGLKSAKTVALITVILVSVTMAVVSSWILVVRNHRHMVKKSLGAMAASLGAEDFSYPWTFIPFQKLNFTIDNILDCLKEENVIGKGCSGIVYKAELHNGDLIAVKKLWKTKQEEEPIDSFAAEIQILGHIRHRNIVKLLGYCSNRSVKLLLYNYIPNGNLQQLLQGNRNLDWETRYKIAIGSAQGLAYLHHDCVPTILHRDVKCNNILLDSKYEAYLADFGLAKLMNSPTYHHAMSRVAGSYGYIAPEYGYTMNITEKSDVYSYGVVLLEILSGRSAVQPQIGDGLHIVEWVKKKMGSFEPAVSILDTKLQGLPDQMVQEMLQTLGIAMFCVNSSPAERPSMKEVVALLMEVKSQPEECGKTSQPLIKQSSNQT encoded by the exons ATGGTCCAAAACACAACCCATTTACTATTTTCCTTCAGATTGTTGATTTTCATAACCATGACCAAAATCTCATTAATTACCTCTCTGTCCTCTGATGGCCAAGCCCTCCTCTCCCTCCTCCCTGAAAAGCAATATTCTGTGCTTTCCTCATGGGACTCATCAAGTGAAACACCATGCTCATGGCAAGGGATAACATGCTCTCCCCAAAACAGAGtaatctcactctctctccccaaCATTTTCCTCAACCTCTCCTCCCTCCCTCCGcatctctcctccctctcatATCTCCAGCTCCTCAACCTCTCCTCCACCAACATATCCGGCACCATCCCACCTTCCTTTGGCCAACTCACCCACCTCCGCCTCCTCGACTTGTCCTCCAACTCCCTCACCGGCCCCATTCCACCGGAGCTAGGCAACCTCTCCGCTCTCCAGTTCCTTTTACTCAACTCCAACAAACTTTCAGAGAAAATACCTCAACAACTTGCCAACTTCATTTCCCTCCAAGTGCTTTGTCTCCAAGACAACCTCATCAACGGCCCAATCCCATCTCAGTTGGGCTCTCTGGTTTCCCTCCAACAGTTTCGTGTTGGAGGGAATCCGTATATCACCGGCGAAATCCCATCCCACCTAGGCCTGCTCACTAACCTCACAACTTTTGGCGCAGCGGCTACCGCCCTTTCGGGGGTGATCCCATCCACATTTGGGAACTTGATCAACCTCCAAACACTGGCTCTTTATGATACTGAGATATTTGGCTCAATACCTCCGGAACTCGGACTTTGTTCGGAGCTGAGGGATTTGTATTTGCATATGAACAAGCTCACTGGTTCAATTCCTCCACAGCTGGGGAAACTGCAAAAGCTCACCAGCCTGCTTGTTTGGGGCAATGCATTGTCAGGACCAATCCCAGCTGAGATTTCAAACTGTTCTTCCCTTGTTATTCTCGATGCTTCTGCCAATGATCTCTCTGGACCAATCCCAACAGACTTGGGGAAGCTGGTGGTTCTCGAACAGCTTCATCTCTCCGATAATTTGCTGACCGGATCAATTCCATCCCAGCTCAGCAACTGCACCAGCCTCACTGCTCTTCAGCTTGACAAGAATCAGTTGTCAGGTACAATTCCTTGGCAGGTTGGCAATCTCAAACTCTTGCAGAGTTTTTTCTTGTGGGGCAATATTGTATCGGGAACTATACCAGGTTCGTTCGGCAACTGCACTGAGCTCTATGCACTTGATCTCTCAAGAAACAAGCTTACTGGGTCGATCCCAGAAGAGATTTTCGGTTTGAAGAAGCTGAGCAAGCTCTTGCTGTTGGGGAATTCTTTGTCGGGCGGGTTGCCACGAAGCGTTGCACATTGTCAATCTCTAGTCAGGTTAAGGCTTGGGGAGAACCAGCTTTCAGGACAGATTCCTATGGAGATAGGCCAGCTGCAAAACCTCGTTTTCCTCGACTTGTACATGAATCATTTCTCTGGAGGATTGCCGTTTGAGATTGCCAACATCACAGTTCTTGAAATGTTGGATGTGCACAACAACAATATCAGTGATGAAATCCCGCCTCAGCTTGGGGAGCTTGTGAATTTGGAGCAGCTTGAACTTAGCAGAAACAGCTTTACCGGAGAAATTCCTTGGAGCTTTGGCAACTTAAGTTACTTGGACAAGCTCATTGCCAACAACAATCTACTCACGGGTACGATACCAAAATCTATCCAGAACCTGCAGAAGCTAACTCTGCTGGATTTGAGCTTTAACAGCCTCTCCGGTCCAATCCCACCCGAAATTGGTCGTGTAACAAGCTTGACAATCAGTTTGGACTTGAGCTCCAATAGTTTTACTGGAGAAATCCCAGAGACAATGGCGGATTTGATGCAGTTGCAATCACTGGACCTGTCGCATAATATGCTCTATGGAAAAATTAAGGTTCTTGGTTCTCTAACTAGTCTCACTTCCCTGAATATTTCCTGCAACAATTTTTCGGGTGCCATCCCAGTTACGCCATTTTTTAGAACTCTTTCTTCGAATTCATATGCTCAGAATCCACATCTTTGTGAGTCTGTTGATGGGACTACTTGTTCGTCAAGTCTAATGCTGAAGAATGGTTTGAAATCCGCAAAAACTGTTGCTTTAATTACTGTGATTCTGGTGTCAGTAACCATGGCAGTTGTTTCCTCGTGGATTCTTGTTGTGCGAAATCATAGACATATGGTAAAGAAATCTTTAGGAGCAATGGCAGCCTCGTTGGGGGCTGAAGATTTCTCGTATCCATGGACTTTCATCCCATTTCAGAAGCTCAATTTCACCATTGATAACATCTTGGATTGTTTGAAGGAGGAAAATGTGATTGGAAAAGGTTGTTCTGGAATCGTCTACAAGGCTGAATTGCATAATGGGGATTTGATTGCGGTGAAAAAACTGTGGAAAACGAAGCAAGAGGAAGAACCGATAGACTCTTTTGCTGCAGAGATTCAAATTCTTGGACACATTCGCCATCGGAACATTGTCAAACTCCTAGGTTACTGTTCGAATAGAAGCGTCAAGCTGCTTCTTTATAACTACATTCCCAATGGTAATCTGCAGCAGCTATTGCAAGGGAATAGGAACTTGGATTGGGAAACTCGGTACAAGATTGCAATTGGATCAGCTCAAGGTTTAGCATACCTTCATCACGATTGTGTCCCGACAATTCTGCACAGGGATGTCAAGTGCAATAACATACTGCTGGATTCAAAGTATGAGGCCTATCTGGCAGATTTTGGTCTGGCAAAGCTGATGAACTCCCCAACTTACCACCACGCAATGTCGAGAGTAGCTGGCTCTTATGGTTATATTGCCCCAG AGTACGGATACACGATGAACATAACAGAGAAGAGTGATGTCTACAGCTATGGTGTGGTTCTGCTGGAGATCTTAAGCGGGCGTAGTGCTGTACAGCCACAGATTGGTGACGGGCTACACATTGTTGAATGggtgaagaagaaaatgggaaGCTTCGAACCAGCTGTATCGATACTAGATACAAAGCTCCAAGGCCTACCGGATCAAATGGTGCAAGAGATGCTGCAAACACTTGGAATAGCAATGTTCTGTGTAAACTCGTCGCCTGCAGAAAGACCAAGCATGAAGGAAGTGGTGGCATTGCTAATGGAGGTTAAGAGCCAGCCTGAAGAATGCGGAAAGACCTCCCAACCCCTTATAAAGCAATCTTCAAACCAGACTTAA